A stretch of the Capsicum annuum cultivar UCD-10X-F1 chromosome 10, UCD10Xv1.1, whole genome shotgun sequence genome encodes the following:
- the LOC107844839 gene encoding phenolic glucoside malonyltransferase 1-like, whose protein sequence is MASVIEQCQVAPSPGGVAELTLPLTYFDHVWLTFHRVRRILFYKLPINKSDFINNIIPPLKDSLSLALKHYAPLAGNVACPINLNGYLELCYVIGDSVSVTFSETNMNFNYLIGDHPCNATDFYYFVPQLAEPKDAPGVQLAPVLAIQVTLFPNFGVSIGFTNHHVAGDGATIVVFIRAWAELHKFGGHEQFLSKEFIPFYDRSVIKDPYGQGMPIWKEMKKRNLEMRDNVTLPEHKVRSTFTIRRDDIEKLKNLISSRRRNTLTPVTSFTITCAYLWTCLIKSEDAIKEDIMDDNLTEFFGCEGDCRTRFNPPLPQSYFGNCIVGYFARTRHADLAGKEGFTTAVEIIRESIRKRMKDEEWIMNGSWFKELNTIDENRMLSVAGSPKHDLYAADFGWGRAAKLEVISVDSGVGISMSLSKSKDFDGDLEVGLSLSKTRMNVFAAITHGLNFL, encoded by the coding sequence ATGGCATCCGTGATTGAGCAATGTCAAGTTGCGCCATCTCCTGGTGGTGTTGCTGAGCTGACACTCCCTCTTACCTATTTTGATCATGTATGGTTAACCTTCCACCGTGTACGGCGGATACTATTCTACAAGCTCCCCATTAACAAATCCGATTTCATCAATAACATTATTCCTCCTCTTAAAGATTCACTATCCCTCGCTCTCAAACACTATGCACCCTTAGCTGGCAACGTCGCATGTCCAATAAATTTGAACGGATATCTTGAGTTATGTTATGTGATAGGAGATTCTGTGTCAGTTACTTTTTCTGAGACtaatatgaatttcaattatcTCATTGGTGACCATCCCTGTAATGCTACGGATTTTTATTACTTTGTTCCTCAGTTGGCAGAACCTAAGGATGCACCAGGGGTCCAATTAGCCCCTGTCTTAGCCATTCAAGTGACACTTTTTCCGAATTTTGGTGTATCCATTGGTTTCACTAATCATCACGTTGCTGGTGATGGAGCTACCATAGTAGTGTTCATTAGGGCGTGGGCTGAACTCCACAAATTCGGTGGACATGAACAATTCTTATCGAAAGAGTTTATTCCATTTTATGATAGGTCTGTAATCAAAGACCCATATGGACAAGGGATGCCCATATGGAAAGAAATGAAGAAACGTAATCTAGAGATGCGTGATAATGTTACTCTTCCTGAGCACAAAGTTCGAAGTACATTTACTATAAGACGAGATGATATCGAGAAGCTCAAGAATTTAATATCATCAAGGCGACGAAATACTCTCACTCCTGTAACATCTTTCACCATAACATGTGCTTATTTATGGACTTGCTTGATAAAATCAGAGGACGCGATCAAAGAAGATATCATGGATGATAATTTAACGGAGTTCTTTGGATGTGAAGGAGATTGCAGAACGCGATTCAATCCACCACTTCCTCAATCTTATTTTGGGAATTGCATAGTGGGTTACTTTGCAAGAACAAGACATGCTGACTTAGCTGGAAAGGAAGGCTTTACAACTGCTGTTGAAATAATTAGAGAATCCATTCGGAAAAGAATGAAGGATGAGGAGTGGATTATGAATGGTAGTTGGTTTAAAGAATTAAACACCATAGATGAGAACCGAATGCTTTCAGTTGCTGGATCCCCAAAACATGACTTATATGCTGCTGATTTTGGATGGGGAAGGGCTGCAAAGTTAGAAGTCATTTCTGTTGACAGTGGTGTTGGAATATCGATGTCTCTTAGTAAATCTAAGGACTTTGATGGAGATTTAGAGGTTGGTTTGTCTTTGTCTAAAACTCGAATGAATGTTTTTGCTGCTATAACCCACGGTCTCAATTTTCTATAG